TCTAAATTCCAAGGCATGCATGCAACCTTTGGGGTATTAGTTCCAGTACTCAGACACTCCCAAGAACTTCGACTTTGTTCTAGTCAGTTGCAGGAGCGTCCCTTGTAAGAATTTTGAACTATCAACTTCGAAGACGAGTGTAAAAAatcactagaaaaaaaaaaaagaaaaaagaagaagagcctTCCAAAAGCTCGCTTTCAGACTCGTATGGAGGGATCAACTGGCCTTGTCCAAAACTGGTCTTGAAACCTCACTTTCCAGTTCTGGAGTGTATGTGCTACTGCTTTCTTTCAACACTGATCTACCCTGGGTTTCTGTTGGTGTGCCGGGATTCCTTCTCCTTTTTTCCTGATTAAACATAGCATACAATAGGAATGAATGTCAGTACCCGAAAACAGCTCTCCAGCCTCTCCTACTATTGAAACTATTCCTATCTCAACTGcctagaaaaagaaatgacagTTAAATAAACGATTACTTGAAGCTAAGAGAGAATATATAATCCCATTTTTGTCGGAATTTCTTCGCTTCCTTGCTTTTCATCACACAAATGGAGAGAATATACCATGGTTGAAAGAAGTAATAATAGAGTCTAGAATTGAGACAGAAGAAGCTGACCTGACTGAACGGTGAtctcacttgaaaatttgaattaaCAAAAGACGATCCATAGGTGATAGCGCCTCTATTACTGGATCCATTATCAGAACCGAGGTCGCTAAGTCGCTGAAGCTCAGGTAATATGACCGAAGCAAGGTCTGGCCTGTCTTTCCTCCTCAGCTCACAACACTGTATAGACAGTTTAGCAAACGACATCGCCTCTTCAAAAGGCCAATCCGTCACCGTTGGATCAAGCATCTCTGAAAAAGTTCCCTTCTCAATTGCCCTCCCAACATGGTGGGTCAGACCCATAGGAGGTTTTGCTGTAATAATCTGCAATAACATAATTCCCAAAGAGTATATATCTGATTTTACACCCAGCATTCCTGTTTGTTGATACTCTGGGTCAATGTAGCAAAATGTCCCAGCTGCTGCTGTCATTTGATATTGGGTGACGCTATCAGCCACATTCGGTGGCACCAACCGGGCTAAACCAACGTCACTGATCTTGCTCACAAAGTGGCGGCCTAAGAGAATGTTCGCCGGTTTGAGGTCCCTATGCACCAAAGGCTCTGGCTTTGTTTggtgaaggaaaagaagagCAGCGGCAATTTCAGCGGCAATTTTGAAACGGGTTCTCCATGGAAGTGGGGGAGTGTTGTTTCTCCGGAAGAGCCTGTCTTCCAAGCTGCCGTTTTCCATGTACTCATAAACAATGCATCCGTACTCAGGGCAGGCGCCCAACAGAAGAACCATGTGTGGGTGTCTCATGTAGCTCAGTACCTCAATCTGGACATAATAAGAGAAAAGAAAGTAGATGATTATGTTTAGTGTTCCGACAGTGACAGACATAAATCCCTCTCAAAGCACACCGAAAGACATGAATACCCTCTCAAAGCTGCAATCTTTGAGTATGATGTTTGTCCAGGATTGTTTTCCACATAATCATCGAACGGGTTGTAAGACTATTACTGCCATgtaggagttgagttttgttcaccctccatttaagagggtgaacattaccttccttcctattggttgaaagtgtgtggatcccaccacaaagtgatgtcatccttaccaaaaagtgtattccACGGATGAGAcatacaccatttcaaccaataagagagagggtattgttcaccctcttttaagaagggtgaacaaaattgcactctgcCATGTAGTGGTTACAAGTGTTGTGCTGCaccatttttttccattttgttatATAAACTTTATTTCTTCCATTTAAAGACTTCCAGTACAGATCCCACCAAGGATGCTTTGCCTATGAAGTTCAGATAATATGTTGGTACGGGTACCAGTGGCGAAGGGTTAGGGCTTTATGGCTTTTGTGAAGGGGTTTTCAGAAGACATGAAATGAGCATGTTTACATTGGGTGCAACTTTGGGCATTTGAAAAGGAGTAACCTGAATCCAGGTCTACCAGAACTACGTTAGTTATGTGTTTTTTGTTCCTCGATGAGATTGAGCCTGAAAATGCTTCTCTTACGCATCTAATAATTCCATTTAGACCCATGATTGCTACTTACAAACAGAAGAACTGCTGTTAGCGAAGAACAATACTTGCCTCCCGTTGAAATTGCTTTTTCCCTTGAGACATCTCGGGCTTTAAAACTTTTATAGCAACAGCTGTATGGTCAAGAAAGGCTTTATAAACAGGACCGTATCCTCCTTCACCAACCTTCAATGAACTGGAGAAGTACTCAGTTGCAATTTCAATCTCTTCAATCGTGTACTTTCTATACCGAATCTCAGTGCGTGCCAATGCCTCCATAGCTTTCTTCCTCTCTTCTGCCTCATGCATGGCCTTCGTCTCTGCATTTTTTCGCTTCTGAACCTCCAATTCTGCTAGTCGTCGTGACGTCTTTGCCGCTTCAAGGGCAACCCTGGTTTTCTGCTTTTCCATCTCAGCCAAAGCCAATGCAGCATCTTGGGCTTGTGTGGCAGCCTGTAACTTGCGTGTCTCCTCTGTTTTCCATTGGTCGATCTCTTTGCCCTAGGaacaaaaaatataagaatTTGGGGAGAGTTACAAATATTAAATTACCCTTAAGTTGGGCAACATCCATCTTGTTCATGTCAAGATTGTTTTTCCTTGATTTGATACATCTTGTTGGCACTTGGCACGCATAGCGTGTATCGGGCCGTTTTGTCTAAGGCCTTATTCTTGTACATGGGCGGCATCCCCTTGATGCCTTCTTTCTAATGTATGCTTGCTTTTgctaagaaaaaagaaaagaaaagattgttTTACCTTCTCTTTGGCATCAATTGCTTCTTTGCAAGCTGAATTGTACATGTCCATGGTTTGCTTCAGCTCAAGCTTTAGTCTCCTCATTTCAGCTTCTACTTCCCTCTGCAATATAGTCATTGAATGAAGGCGAGCAAGTGAGTCGGCTATAATGAACTTCATGAGACTACAGGTCATGAGTCTCATGACCcatccttcttatttttttggagagagagagaaagaacaagTGTTTCATATCACCAAATCAATGAAAGAATAGAGTCGAGGAATTTATGGCTAATGCATAAAACCACAGAAACATATAAACTGCCAGGGCAGAAAGAGTACTGGTTTAATCCCTTCAATCAAATGAAGAGAACAAGGTGCCTGTTGAAAATTTTCTAAATGAGGGTTGGTTGCCATGGATTGGATGATACTTTCTGGTTGCTATCAAAATGACACTTTGTAACAGCAAAGTAGTCCTACAAGCACTTAACTTAGAAATACTAAACAGCTATATTCTTGGAATGCACCAAGACATCTAATCAGTCCATTGGGTTTCAAATACCATATGCAATTAGTTTTCCACTTCATCCTTTTGCGCTACCAGCAaagtagtctctctctctctctctctctctctctctctctctctctctctctctctctctctctctctctctctctctctctctttagctAAGTAGTTCTATATGGACTTAAAGTTAGAAATATAGCAGAACTGCCACTTGCTTGGAATGTACATAGAAATTTAATCAGTCTGTTGTGTTTCAAATACCATATACAATTAGTTTTCCACTTCATCTTTTTGTCCTACTATTTTCTTTCcctgaaaaaattgaaagaaattcAAATTGGAACTATGAAACAACATACTGCAGAATCTATATCGTACTGAACTTACTGAGGCTTGGGAGGACGAGACAGAGCTCCTGGAAACATCTGATGTGCGAGGCCGGTCTAAATTTTCACTGGACAGATCAATAGACTGAAAACTGGGTGGTCCTGAAAAATCACTTATCTCCATGGTGGAATCTAGGTGAGAGTAAATCCCCTCATTGCGAACCCTAGGATTCAGATTGCTAGCTGGGTGTTTGGGTGAAGCAACAATGCTGGGTGAAGCCATAATACTTCTGGGGATCCTGTCGCGTGGAGTTAAGTCGTGTGGAGTTAAGTCACGTGGAGTTAACTGCATGGAATCACTACTCCTATCCAATGATATCCTCTCGGACCCTCCACTTCTCCAACTGCTTTGGCTAGAACTTCTGTAGTTAGCAGGCATATACCgaataatgagaaaaataagCATCCAAATCTGGAAGGAGCGCATCGAAAATTTATCTGAAAATGTTTCCTGTAGAGAACTTGGTCTTATAGGAGGATCAGTTTTTCTATTTACCTTGTGCACTTTTTCCAAGTATTAGATCCCACAAACTGTAACCTTGAAGGGTTTTTTTCTAGAAACATCCATCCTGTGGAATGAAACGAGAAACCTAAAAGGCATTGCATTGTAACCCGAATGACATAATTCTTCTGCTATGAGCTGGTAAAGCAGAAGGTATAGTTGGAGGCATATAATAGACTTGGATCATTTTAATGTCAGAGCTATTCAAAAGAAATGCTATAGAATACTGGCCCATCCATCTAATTTTCCAACAACGATCATCTTATTATTTGTTTCAAAAGCTTCACTTCCACATTGACTTGGAATGGATAGCTGGAGTAGCCATTCTCTTGTTAGTTACCAATTTACTGTAGTCCACTTCAAAAGAGTACGCACGTAATTCCATGACTTACCGATACAAATCATCCGATCGTGAAGTCTCGACTGAAAACCTTGGTTGAGATGATCGCTTGGAACCAGTTGCACTAGTAGGTGTAGAAGGTTGGCTGGCTGTCTTGGCATTCTGAACTTTCCCTTTCGATGCAACATACACCGAGCAGAAGTCTGGTGCAGATTTGGACACAGTAGTTGGCACATCTACGTTTCTAAACGCCCTGGGTAACCAAGATATAAACAGTACCATTAGGTGGGGAGAAGAAAGGGAAGCTTCCGCTCAGCCCTCCTCAATAAGTCCCAACGGGTGCCACTAGCCTATAGGCAATCTATAGAGCTATTAACCAGGAGCCAAGTCAGTGTGCAATTCATGATTCAAAGCACAAGATCATCGAGAAATGAAGAGGCATGTACACAATTATTGGAcgtgtgtgtgtttgagagagagagagagagagagagacctagtTAACGCACTGCGGTTGGAGGCACCAAGGACCAAATTGGTGATGGAGTGGGTACTGATAAAATCAACTAGTGCATTTGAAACATCAATATCGTGGAGGACCACCTCCTTTGCTCGAACCTGATATTATACAGGCAAGAAGTCAGACCTTGTTAATCTGTATTGCATTAGTGCCAAAATTTACAGGTTCCAATAGAAGAGTTGCCCAGCTCTATTGTTCCACTAATCTAAGGCTAACAAAGTGTGTGtccattttttcaaaacctGCAGCCTGCTATTTAGTGCACTAACCAAACTAATTGCCGAGAGACCATTTATAGTATGATCCATCAAGTTGTGTTCTAAATGATTGGCAGCTCTTCatacaattcaaaaaaataaggtcAAAAATTAAGGTTAGTCCATCTGGTAAGCATGCAATTTGAGCCACTAGAAATGCCAAACACGTCCTTGGTACTGAATTTTTAGCATCTTGTTGCCATTTTCACTAGAAAAAACATGCCAAGAGATTTGACGGGAAAGGGAAGTAGTTTGCTTCCTATCTATATGACATATATGTTGTGGAGTTTGGTCATATAGTTACCCCTTTGCGAGCACAGAATCCACGATAAGGAAGGAAGAACTCCTTCTCGCTTTCCAATGGCGCATGACCACCCTTAGGAACATCCTCCtctacaaaaccaaacaaaacatattgagactAGAAAAAACTACATCACGGCTATCTCGACTTGATTTTGGTTATCAAGGAAGATGCACTTGTAACTGATGATGTGAAACCCTTTTTGGCATTTTCTCATACCCCTAATCTGCATGTCATTTTGAGCATTTGACAATTCACAATGCAGTTAAGTAACATTTTAACTCAAAGTGTTTGGAATTTTTCTCAAGCCATGTCAACAATCCATGAATAATTAAGCCAAATAAACCGATTCAAGTTTCCATGCCTTTCCATCATCACACTGATcgtgaaacaaaaaaaaaaacccaattcaaTATTCCACGCCCTCCCTGCATCACATAGATTGTGATGAAAGGCGCCTTAGAATTTTCTTCACCTCCTCAATTTTCTCATCGTGTTCAACATacaaattgttttctttctttcttccaatTGTAAGGATCCATCGCAATGGATACATTAACAAGCACAAAACCCCTTATCACaaataccaaatcaaaccaGACTAAACATCTCGTAATCGGATTGCTACGTGTATCCTTTTTCACTATTATGAAAGGCTTTATCATAAATGAATCTTGCTAACCATTATGGGCGGTGGATAACAGACACGTGCAGACAAAACAGCTAAAACTTCAATGCACATCTATAAAATATCACTACATTTTTACGAATATCAATATGTTGTTGCAATCAATATACTTTTTGGGTCATTACCGACCGCCTGGTGGGCGGTAACTAACATTCACCATAATAAATTAACTTGAACAAGATCACCATACCATTCCATGTTAATTTATCCATTTCCCTCCCCATAACAATTCCATTATCATCGCAAATGATATAAAAGGGAGAGGGTACGTACTGGATTGCACACTTTGGGTCTTGACATGGACAAGAATAACATTAGAGCTCTTCTTCAATAGATTATCTACAGCCCATCTGACGGCGAATTCACTGTTCCTGTCTTTATCAATCGCAATGGCTGTGGTGGCAATTTCTTCATCTTTCGAATTGCGCGACGAAGACGATGATATTGACGACGGAgtcatctccaccaccaccaccgccaatGCCACCGCCACGTAATTGCCCTAAAGAaagaaccaccaccaccaccaccagaaaagaaaaaaaaaagagagaaaaaatggtAGCTTtgtggttttcctttttgggttTTTAACCCTAACCTGTGGTTCCTCTCCATTTCTATTTTGGTGCCTTGCTAGTTGCCTTGTCTATGGCTATATTTGGCGGCAATGGGAAACATTGAGATGGGATGGAGGCAACCTACCCAACCAACTTATGAAAATCTTTCCATTTTAGTTGTTTTGTAGTAATGCTCATGTTTAGGTGCCAAGATTTTGATACTTTTACTTAGGCTATCTTTACGGTGAACACAAATGTTTGCAGAATCGTTCGATATATATGAACTCAGTTAAATATTGATATAACTAATAAACTCAAACGTTTTATCATATATGTGTGTTTAGTATAATATTTCATCCGTCTCAAATTGTTTACACTTGCAAAAATCGTGCgttttttgataaaaatgaaagtacttttgtacatgatcttttgaaattttttgcacTCAACTAAAGAACTCATATGTATctaaattttacatttttatacacgaatgtattttattttttaatgaaaattaaacaattttcGAAAGAGGAATatcttttttctaattttaaaatcttattaGGACCCACTTACCCACCCTACCATCTGGACTTTGCTAAAACCATTACCTAATTGGGATTGTgccttaaaaaaatagtttaatgaTGTACGACTACTTTGATTGTGATAGAAAATGAAGTTTACTTGAGAGGATTTTTGGCTAGTGTTTAGATCAGTTTTGCGGGAAAATGTCATGCAGAAAACAtactaaaaacacaaaaaagaataaattttcATACTTTTAAAAGTAACTTGTAAAAATGTTATAGACGTTAACTACATTTTTCTAGAGTAATTATTCGGTGGCCTTGACTTATAGTATCCAACACCTTTCTTCACTATATATTTATATTAGGTGCATACATTTTAAATTCATATAAATCTATAATGAAGAAAAATGTTGCACACCACATGTCGTGCGCAGAAGGACTCGATATTTTTCAATTTCCCAAGGCTCTTTGGCTTGATTGCCTGCCTATTTTATACTATTACTTGCTCAAATAAACTTATTTCGTGTGATTGGTTCTTTATTTGCTTATCTCATAAAGTTgcaatatatataattttaaaatgagTAGCTAATCAAAACAAATAGTCTTAGCAAACAATAATATTTCCTATTCTTGTTTGTGTGGACACTTGGAGTTGGGTGAAGGTGAGATGGATTTTTGTATGCCCCTTTTTTCAACAGAAGTGTTATATATACAATAATTCAAATATAACACTAAATACAAtatctcacatatatgtggggtCTACACATATTAGTGCGTGTGAACCCCACATGTATATGAGAGATTCTGTTTTGTATTGAGTTTGGATTATTGTGTTcttaacatttttgttttttcaattaaaaGATTGTACTTTAAGTCCCTACTTTATTTTGTATTTGACACGTATGGTAGATGTGGAATTTGCACAAAATTCAATGGAGTATTAAGAAAGGAAGTTCGTGATAATTGATCATGGGATCAGACaataagaaagtaattttagtTGAATTTTCTAGTCCTAGTATGGATGATTGGTCTTTGACTAGACCGGAGAGTATAAGTTGACCCAAACACTCAGAtcgtcggaaaaaaaaaattctcttcgTCCAGATCAAAAACAGGAGCCTGTCACAGGGGATTGTAATCCAAAATCAATGAGTAAACAATTTCTTTTTAAGGTCTTCCTTTCGAGAACTTCCATCGCAAGAACACGTGTCCCCCATTTTCTTGAATTCTTTGTCTCATGGAAAGTCCATGAGGTCTTTGTTGTGATCTAACCACCCATACTATGGCATTCTCACAGTCCACGGCAATTGATTGAGGTTAGATAATTGAATCAACACGTGTCACAAAAAAAAGGTCTACCCAAATTAGTAAAAGCAATTccctcacatctctctctcctctcacacAAATTCACAGCAAAAGCCACCAGGTACCAAGAACACCAAGAAAGTGGAAAATTTTCTTGGAAATAGACATCAGTGGTCCATATTTGGGGGCTTAAGCTGTTGGGTTTTTTCGATTTGGTAAGCAGATTTGaactatttctccaattatttcTAAATTTGTAATCTTTTTGTGAGAATGATTAGATTAGTACCAGACCCATATGCCCTTTTCTTCTCTGCTCCTAAAGTCTGTCAGTAGGGTTATTGATTGTTGGTTGTGTTTGTTGGGAGGTGAAAGAAAAAGTAGGAGGGTGACTCATATTTCAAGAGGCTGAGATGGATTGCCTCAGATCCATGAAACCCATGATTTATGTGACGTGAAAAAGCAGCTCTAcctttttagggttttttcttgTGAATCTTGGGGTTAGTCTTCCATCTTCTATGTTCTTTCTCATGAACCCCACTTTTTGTTTCCTTGGTGAGATATGGTTACGGGTTTAGTGTTGTCTGTTTCTTTTGTGTTGTGTTGTATTTAAGGGTTGGTGGTGGGGATGGGATTCAGGTAGTATTTGGTTGGGCTAATCTCttgaaaaaggaaagatttGGGGATTGCTAGTACTTGGTTTAACTTAGTTCTGTTCAGACTCTTAATTTCTACCTATTGAACAGTAGATCAATTGTTCCCCACCAGATCTGATTACCCACTTCATATTTCGTTGTCCTCTCCTTATTCCTATCTTCAATTTTCCCTCAGTAGTTACTTGTGTTTCTTCTTTATGTGTGTAGAATGTAAAAAGGAAAAGTCAGTGGATCTCTATCTGGCATTTCATCTGCTCATCTTTAGCTTATTCCGACCTCTAATTTTGTCTTTCTgtgctttgtttgtttgattctCTTGAACCAAAAGTGGTGGGTAGTTGACATTGTTTGCGGCAGAAGGATCTTTCAGAAACCTTCTCATGTAACTGTTGGAAGGTGATGAGGGAACTGACAAATATCTTAGGTGAGTTTGGAAGATCGGACTCAATTGTTAAATGTTAGCACTATACAGAGTGGTTGTTGATGGAAGAGATGTCTCCAGCAGTTGCAGTTACACTGAGCTTAAGTAACTCAATCTGTGATAACTCTGGCATCACAAGCCCTTTGGAAATCACGCGGCTCAAGCTGGTCACAGAAACTGCAAACCTGTTAACTATGGCAACACCAGACGGGGGAACAGGAGGGAAATCTGAGTTGGAAGAGACGATACCCAAAAGTGAAAGCGGATGGATTGGTAATGATGTCACTATTCAGGAAAGTGAAGAAGATGGAATTCTTAACGTTGCAGATGACTCAAGTGGAATGGTAGGTGAGGAACTGTTAACTACGGATACAAGTTTGCCGATAGCTGTtgaaattgagaaaattgaaacgggtgaaattgttacaaaggtTATAAGTTTGGGGGAACCAAGTATTGAGCAGAAGCCTACAATAGATGTCTTGACTTTAGCATCAATCCCGAATGAAATCGAAAAGGGTCAAATTGGCAGATGCGGGAAGAGTGTGTTTGAACTCGAGTATATACCTCTATGGGGTTCCGTGTCTATTTGTGGCAAAAGAGCAGAGATGGAGGATGCTGTTGTAGCTGTTCCTTGGTTTATGAAAATACCAATCAAGATGTTTGTTGGAGATCATGTGATCAACGGACTAAGCCAGAGTTTGAGTCATATAACCACACACTTTTTTGGAGTTTATGATGGTC
This DNA window, taken from Rhododendron vialii isolate Sample 1 chromosome 8a, ASM3025357v1, encodes the following:
- the LOC131335772 gene encoding U-box domain-containing protein 35-like, coding for MTPSSISSSSSRNSKDEEIATTAIAIDKDRNSEFAVRWAVDNLLKKSSNVILVHVKTQSVQSKEDVPKGGHAPLESEKEFFLPYRGFCARKGVRAKEVVLHDIDVSNALVDFISTHSITNLVLGASNRSALTRAFRNVDVPTTVSKSAPDFCSVYVASKGKVQNAKTASQPSTPTSATGSKRSSQPRFSVETSRSDDLYRSSSQSSWRSGGSERISLDRSSDSMQLTPRDLTPHDLTPRDRIPRSIMASPSIVASPKHPASNLNPRVRNEGIYSHLDSTMEISDFSGPPSFQSIDLSSENLDRPRTSDVSRSSVSSSQASREVEAEMRRLKLELKQTMDMYNSACKEAIDAKEKGKEIDQWKTEETRKLQAATQAQDAALALAEMEKQKTRVALEAAKTSRRLAELEVQKRKNAETKAMHEAEERKKAMEALARTEIRYRKYTIEEIEIATEYFSSSLKVGEGGYGPVYKAFLDHTAVAIKVLKPEMSQGKKQFQREIEVLSYMRHPHMVLLLGACPEYGCIVYEYMENGSLEDRLFRRNNTPPLPWRTRFKIAAEIAAALLFLHQTKPEPLVHRDLKPANILLGRHFVSKISDVGLARLVPPNVADSVTQYQMTAAAGTFCYIDPEYQQTGMLGVKSDIYSLGIMLLQIITAKPPMGLTHHVGRAIEKGTFSEMLDPTVTDWPFEEAMSFAKLSIQCCELRRKDRPDLASVILPELQRLSDLGSDNGSSNRGAITYGSSFVNSNFQVRSPFSQEKRRRNPGTPTETQGRSVLKESSSTYTPELESEVSRPVLDKAS